One genomic segment of Tissierellales bacterium includes these proteins:
- a CDS encoding methylglyoxal synthase, whose translation MKKQKHIALIAHDNRKKDLIEWAKAHKDKLNQHFLCGTGTTAKLISEKVGLPVKRFKSGPLGGDQQIGARIAEGSIDFMIFFWDPLTAQPHDPDVKALLRISALYDIPVASNQSTADFLLSSPLMEQEYERRIIDYSKRIDRKE comes from the coding sequence ATGAAGAAACAAAAACATATAGCTTTAATTGCTCATGATAATAGAAAAAAGGATTTAATTGAATGGGCAAAAGCACATAAAGATAAATTAAATCAACATTTTTTATGTGGAACAGGGACAACTGCCAAACTTATATCTGAGAAGGTTGGACTACCAGTTAAGAGATTTAAAAGTGGACCTTTAGGTGGAGATCAACAAATTGGTGCTCGTATTGCAGAAGGAAGTATAGATTTTATGATTTTCTTCTGGGATCCACTAACAGCTCAACCCCACGATCCTGATGTAAAGGCATTGCTTCGTATATCTGCTTTGTATGATATACCTGTTGCTAGTAACCAATCAACAGCAGATTTTTTATTATCATCACCTTTAATGGAACAAGAATATGAAAGAAGAATAATTGATTACTCTAAAAGAATAGATAGAAAAGAATAA
- a CDS encoding LacI family DNA-binding transcriptional regulator: MVTIRDISKKCGYSVSTVSKALNGSSEIGEGTKALIQNTAKEMGYFPNAAARLLKTNRSNNIGVLFVDEMQSGLRHEYFSAVLNSLKVESEKLGYDITFISHNIGNISMTYYEHSKYRNCDGVVIACVDFNDPAVIELINSEIPVVTIDHIFNNCTAILSDNLKGVNSLVNHIYEYGHRKIGFIHGENTSVTQRRLAGFYRTCDKLGIKVSDNYIKKARYHDPKSSAQATKELLSLKEPPTCIMYPDDFSFIGGMNEIEDLGLSVPDDISVVGYDGIYLSQVLRPRLTTYKQNTEELGKKAAQSIVNAIVDKKTYIPKQIWIEGELLVGDSISTIEF; encoded by the coding sequence ATGGTAACTATAAGAGATATATCAAAAAAATGTGGATATTCAGTTTCTACAGTTAGTAAAGCATTGAATGGCTCTAGTGAAATTGGGGAAGGAACCAAGGCTTTAATCCAGAACACAGCTAAAGAAATGGGTTATTTTCCAAATGCTGCTGCTAGACTTCTTAAGACAAACCGTTCAAACAATATTGGAGTATTATTTGTAGATGAAATGCAAAGTGGACTTAGACATGAATATTTTTCAGCTGTACTAAATAGTTTAAAAGTTGAATCAGAGAAATTAGGATATGATATTACGTTTATTAGTCATAATATTGGAAATATATCTATGACTTATTATGAACATAGTAAATATAGAAATTGTGATGGCGTAGTTATAGCATGTGTCGATTTTAATGATCCAGCAGTTATTGAATTAATAAATAGTGAGATACCTGTTGTAACTATAGATCATATATTTAATAATTGTACAGCTATACTATCTGACAATTTAAAAGGTGTTAATTCTCTGGTAAATCATATATATGAATATGGCCATAGAAAAATTGGTTTTATCCATGGTGAAAATACTTCTGTTACACAAAGGCGTCTAGCAGGATTTTATAGGACATGTGATAAATTGGGAATAAAAGTGTCCGATAATTATATAAAAAAAGCCAGATATCATGATCCTAAATCTTCTGCTCAGGCAACTAAAGAGCTATTAAGTCTTAAGGAACCACCAACTTGTATCATGTACCCTGACGATTTTTCCTTTATTGGTGGGATGAATGAAATTGAAGATTTGGGGCTTTCTGTACCTGATGATATAAGTGTAGTTGGATATGATGGGATATATCTATCTCAAGTTTTGAGGCCAAGACTCACAACCTATAAACAAAATACGGAGGAATTAGGCAAGAAGGCAGCACAAAGTATAGTAAATGCAATTGTTGATAAAAAAACCTATATACCAAAGCAAATTTGGATTGAGGGAGAATTATTGGTTGGGGATTCGATTAGTACAATCGAATTTTAA
- a CDS encoding ABC transporter substrate-binding protein, translating into MKGLKKVIGLMLVFILVFSITACGNDTKDSDTPPTDDEGEEPVDSTPDVGEEGKVLNIWGWNDEFKGLFERYFVDEGLLPDDVEVKFTLVPNDDNAYQNALDEALLGQANAPDDEKIDLFLVEADYALKYVDSDYTIDILNDVGLKQEDIQGQYKYTQEIVTDGDGVIKGSSWQATPGLFAYRRSIAKDVLGTDDPEAVQEALSTWEKFHEVAEEANKKGYKMLSGYDDSYRTFSNNMSNPWVDENNNIVLDDNIVNWIKQTKEFTDKGYNNKTQLWEDPWAADQGSEGKVFGFFYSTWGINFTLLGNALDTPLPDGLTATSDPEAFEEATTGNGIFGDYGVVEGPQNYYWGGSWLCAAAGSDNLDLVQEIMRTMTCDEKTLTNITKDTQDFTNNIKAMETLAQDDEFASAFLGGQNHIKLFTESAKGIDMSNISPYDQGLNEGIQTAFKDYFNGTIDYDTALDNFYNAAIEKYPELKRP; encoded by the coding sequence GTGAAAGGGTTAAAAAAAGTAATTGGTTTAATGTTAGTATTTATTTTAGTTTTTTCAATTACTGCCTGTGGGAACGATACCAAAGATTCCGATACACCACCTACAGACGATGAGGGTGAGGAACCTGTTGATTCTACACCAGATGTTGGTGAAGAAGGAAAGGTTTTAAACATTTGGGGTTGGAATGACGAGTTTAAAGGATTGTTTGAGAGGTATTTTGTTGACGAAGGTTTGCTTCCAGATGATGTTGAGGTTAAGTTTACCTTAGTCCCCAATGATGATAATGCATATCAAAATGCTTTGGATGAAGCATTATTGGGTCAGGCAAATGCACCTGATGATGAAAAAATAGATTTATTTTTAGTAGAGGCTGATTATGCACTAAAATATGTGGATAGTGATTACACAATAGACATCTTAAATGATGTTGGACTAAAGCAAGAAGATATTCAAGGCCAGTATAAATATACTCAAGAAATTGTAACTGATGGCGATGGGGTTATTAAAGGTAGCTCATGGCAGGCTACTCCAGGATTATTTGCTTACAGAAGATCAATTGCAAAAGATGTTTTAGGGACAGATGATCCGGAAGCTGTTCAAGAAGCATTATCTACATGGGAAAAGTTTCATGAGGTAGCAGAAGAAGCTAATAAAAAAGGATATAAGATGTTATCAGGATATGATGATTCTTATCGTACGTTTTCGAATAATATGTCAAATCCATGGGTTGATGAAAACAATAATATTGTTCTTGATGATAATATTGTTAATTGGATTAAACAAACAAAAGAATTTACTGATAAGGGCTATAATAACAAAACCCAATTATGGGAGGATCCATGGGCAGCAGATCAAGGATCAGAAGGTAAGGTTTTTGGGTTCTTCTATTCAACATGGGGTATTAACTTTACACTGTTAGGTAACGCACTTGATACACCATTGCCAGATGGATTAACTGCAACAAGCGATCCAGAAGCATTTGAAGAAGCAACAACTGGAAATGGTATATTTGGTGACTATGGTGTAGTTGAAGGGCCTCAAAATTATTATTGGGGTGGAAGCTGGCTATGTGCTGCTGCAGGTTCTGATAACTTAGATTTAGTTCAAGAAATTATGAGAACTATGACTTGTGATGAAAAAACCCTTACTAATATAACAAAGGATACACAAGATTTTACAAACAATATAAAAGCAATGGAAACCCTTGCTCAAGATGATGAGTTCGCATCAGCGTTCCTAGGTGGACAAAATCATATCAAACTATTTACTGAGTCAGCTAAAGGAATAGATATGAGCAATATTTCACCTTATGATCAAGGATTAAATGAAGGAATTCAAACTGCATTTAAAGATTATTTCAATGGAACCATAGATTATGATACGGCCCTTGACAATTTTTATAATGCAGCTATAGAGAAATATCCAGAATTAAAGAGACCTTAA
- the tpx gene encoding thiol peroxidase translates to MGEKRKGLVTMGGEPVTLIGKEINVGDKGPDFTALTNDLKPYSLKDAGDKVKIISVVPSLDTGVCELQTTRFNEEAANLGDVVILTISVDLPFAQKRFCGAKDIDKVITLSDHKDLSFGMNYGFVMEELRLLSRGIVVMDENNIVKYVEYVKEVGEHPDYDKAIEEVKKLV, encoded by the coding sequence ATGGGTGAAAAAAGAAAAGGTCTTGTAACTATGGGAGGAGAACCAGTTACTTTAATAGGAAAGGAAATAAATGTAGGGGATAAAGGACCAGATTTTACAGCCCTTACAAATGATTTAAAGCCTTATTCTTTAAAAGATGCAGGTGATAAAGTAAAGATAATTAGTGTAGTTCCTTCTTTAGATACAGGAGTATGTGAACTTCAAACTACTAGATTTAATGAAGAAGCAGCTAATTTAGGTGATGTTGTTATACTGACTATAAGTGTTGACTTACCTTTTGCACAAAAAAGATTTTGTGGAGCTAAAGATATTGATAAAGTAATTACTTTATCTGACCACAAAGATTTGTCTTTTGGAATGAATTATGGGTTTGTAATGGAAGAACTAAGATTGCTTAGTAGAGGAATTGTAGTAATGGATGAAAACAATATAGTAAAATATGTAGAATACGTAAAAGAAGTTGGAGAACATCCAGATTATGATAAGGCTATAGAAGAGGTTAAAAAATTAGTGTAA
- a CDS encoding HIRAN domain-containing protein: protein MGKLIKPDEKGIIEIIGKSNGSNLSKPFSREIFLIETHIAGTSYVSNMDTIAKNLDSGVKLNFFREPDNKYDKLAIVIKDLSGNKVGYVPRVKNEILARLMDAGKLIYGIVQNKEKIQNWYRIEVKIFLKD, encoded by the coding sequence ATGGGGAAGTTAATTAAGCCTGATGAAAAAGGAATAATTGAAATTATAGGAAAAAGTAATGGCAGCAATTTAAGTAAGCCATTTTCAAGAGAAATATTTCTTATAGAAACTCATATTGCGGGGACCTCTTATGTTTCTAATATGGATACCATTGCAAAGAATTTAGATAGTGGCGTAAAGTTAAATTTTTTTAGAGAACCTGACAATAAATATGATAAACTAGCAATAGTAATCAAAGATTTGTCAGGTAATAAGGTAGGTTATGTTCCAAGGGTAAAAAACGAAATATTAGCTAGGTTAATGGATGCAGGAAAATTAATATATGGTATAGTACAAAATAAAGAAAAGATACAAAATTGGTATAGAATAGAAGTAAAAATATTTTTAAAAGACTAA